AGAGGAGCAAAGGGCAGAGGTGACACCAGATGAAGTTCGCAGCAGGAGGAACGAGGAAGGGGCAGGGGTTGGATTCCAGaaatacttaggaggcagagtagGCCATATCTGATTGATGGCTACCGGACCAGGGAGGGGGTAAGCAGGAAGCGCAGTCCTGGCAGTACTATGGCAAGTCTGGGCCAGAGTCGGTCTTGCTAAAGGAGGAACCTGGGAAGAGGAGGCCCCAGAAGAGCCAGGGAGGGAGGCGGCAGAACAGAAGACAGGAGGAGATGTCAGAGAAGGGATGTCCACATCCAATGTTGTAAGAGGTGATGCCGGAAGAGGGATGAAAAGTTCCTCACCTGGGGTGACAGGGTctgcagaggtgggggtggggcatttATGACCCCGACTTGGGGCAGGGACACAGCAGAGTGGGGGAAATAATAAGCTATCCATTTCCAAGCTATGAGGCCCTGAGTAGGTCCCTTAACCTTCCTGAgcctccatctccccagaaaGAGACAGTCTGCTTGCTCTTCCCAGAGGCTGACAAGAGGACAGAAAGGTACAGATTCGCAGTCAGCCTGCATGACGCCCTAAGCGCTCCAGGTCTTTGAAGGACAGGTAGGTGTTTTTCcactttttctctcctctcctctgtctgcctgcctgcctgtctgtctctgtgtctatctctctgtctctcacacacactgacTCAGACATGCACCAATACTCAATTCATGTATAGCCATGCACAGATAATACCGTCAGGCCCTCCCACCCACTGAGAGCTGCACCCAACCTCATCAGAGGCCTTGGTCATCTGTCCCCCACGGTTGCTGCCTCTCCCTAGAGCAGGACAAACATTCCAAGGGCCCCTAAACTCTAGCCAGCTGGAGCTGAGCTCCATTCCGTTATCTTGGGGGAAGAAGAGGGTGCTGAGGAGGGCCCTGTGGTCCGGACGGCACTGCCAGCCCTGGGACCCACCTCCGAGTTCTCCACCACCTTCTCCAGGTACTTGTTGAAGATGGCATAGTCCTGCAGCTTGACACTCAGCCGCTGGTGCTCCAGCTTCAGGGCGACCATATCCTGCTTGGCCTTGGCCAGCTCCCTCAGGCGCTGCCTTTTCAGTTCCCGCTCTTTGTTGGCTTTTTTCAGGGCTCGAATCCGTTTCTGGTCATTCTCCTGGGATGAGGGAGACAGTGGTAAATCAAACAAGTATCTCACCCTCTCTCCCTGAGACCCTGGCCTACCTGGGGCCCGGTGACACCCTAAGCCCCTTCCATCTGCTGAGCTCAGATCACCAGAAGGGCAGGCAGAGCTTGCTGGGCTACCTATGTTGGAGGGGAGGTGTGAAGAAAAAGGATTTGGTGAGGCTTTGGTTGTTTGAAAGGATTTAGTAAAGTTAAGGGGCTTCCGTGGCCTAAGGAGGCTGTGAGTACAGAAATTCAGCTCAAGGTCAAAAGGGAGTcttgtgggggagggagggtgcgAGCAGGAATTTCAGGTTCTGTGGGAGCTGGTCCCTGGACTTCAAAGAGTAGGGGATGGGAAGAGAACACACAAAAAGAAGGGTAGAGAAAGGTCTCTCTTGCATCCAAGAAGGCCAAGAAAGGCTGGGTGGAAGAGCAAGCCTCTGACAAAGCttttgtggttttgcttttaGAGTTGGCCATTTGTCATGGGGCAGTGGCTCAGCCAGGGCTGGAAAGCCCACAGGTTCCCCTGATTTGGTGAAAGTGCCTCCATTTCTCCAGCTGTCGTCTGTGAAGTGGTATCTCCTCTCTTCCTTACAAAGCCCAATGCAGTAATAATGGAACTAAATGCATGTGGAGGAGACTACTtgtggaggagacagctcagatgGGCATGGCCGTGGGCTGGAGGAGATGATACAGGCAGTTCTAGGCCCAGAGAGGACGAGGCTCAGCTACTGCCGTCTCTGATGCTCTTCTCCCATCTGCAGTATCCTCCCTCAGGACAAGCTGTCTCCTTTCACTTTCCCAGGCGTTGCTAGgtgtctccctctcctcctgtgGCCCCTGTGAGTCTACATGGACGGGCACATATGGTGGTGACATTGAGAGGGCGTGGAGAAGTGCCAGGAAGCAGGGCACCAGATGAGTGCCACGAGCATCAGAGAGGTCCGAGGGACCCTCAGTCAGTCATATATGAATTACctagaaagtttaaaaatgtatagGTGTCTGGGCTCAACCTGAGACCTGCCTGAGGCAGAAGTTACTGATCTCATACGCAAGTTCTATGAGATTCTGTAGCAGCCGACTGCCTGGAAGCCATTTGGAGAGTCCTTAACCCTCAAATTTCCTGTCCTCCCAAATACTCCATCAACTTCGCTCTGGCCCAGGTGGGCTGCATCTCAGAAGAAAGTGTCCCGTCGCTTTGTCTTCCCTGTTCGGCACAGTTGTGTGTATAGTGGAAAGAAGAGCAGGGTTCCTCCAGTAGACGGCAGCAATGGGCCCCCCTCCTGCAGAGCCCGGCCCCTCAGGGCTTCTCTAGTGCTGGTCCAGGATGAGGATTGCTGGCCAGTACGTAGGTCTGGGgaggttttcattttgtttacatttgtatttagttttgtgtgtgcacatgtatgaataGGTACATGCTACAGTGCGtgtttagaggtcagaggacaatttatgggagttgattcttctctctttccaacaCGTGGGTCCTAGGGCTCTAGCTCAAGCTTTTAGGCTTGGGGgcaagtgcttttagccactgagacaCCTTGCCAGCCCAAATCAGGATTTTAGCACCACTAGCTCACTCTTCCGGGTACTGATTAACAGTGAGTGCTGTCCGGGACTATCCTCTGAGCCAAACTGCGGCCATCTTTTGCGCCAAGTCACAAAAGATCATCATAACTGGTCTTGCTGACTGTTGGTGCTCCCTCACTGAAAGGGGATGGGGGTCATGGGACCCTGAGTATCCAGCCACCTCCTCCAACCAGTTGTATGCAACCCTGCCTTAGGTGCATGTGGCCCTACTGTCTCTGGGGGGGGAGGACTAGGGGAGAGGCAATATCTCTGTAACCATGAGGAAGCCGGGTACAGATCTTCCAGTTCTCCTTTAGGGTCATCCACGCTCCTGCTTATAACCACCCACTCATGTTCTGTAAGTAACCCTAATAAATGCATTGGCTCCCCAGGGTCATTGAGACTTTAGACATTAGAGGGCAAACACTGCCTAACCCCCTAACCCGGGGCAGACATTCCTGAAACAGGGAGTTTCTTACTAGGTTCTTTGCTTCACGGACCTTCAACAGTTTCCTGCCTTCATCAATCCCCCATTTCAGTGCcaggacaaagacagagagagcgtgagtgggtgagtgggtgaaAACCCTCTGACTTCCTTCCGTATCCACACATACTGCTCTCTGGTAGGCGCACACCCATCTGTTCATCACACTTAccgatccatccatccacccgtccACTTGATAAACTGTCTCAGGTACGGGCAAGGAAATAGCATAGAACCAACTAGAGATCAGAGACTGGCAGGTAGCTAGGACATTACAGACAGCATGGTGTATAGAAGATGCCTCGGATAGGGACCAGACGCTGCTGGAACACAGAAGAGGCCTTTAACCAGGGGCGAGGAGCCTACAGAATCAAGTACCGGGGAGGAACAGTTTGCCCCGCGACAGTGTAAATCCTCCAACCTGCTGCAGCCCACACCGCTCCATACCTGGATGAATTGCTCAAACTTCTGGATATGGGCTTTCAACTGCTCCTCTTTGATGCCTAGTTCCTCCCAGCGCAGGTTCAGTGTTTCCATTCTTCGCTGGAATGTCTTTAGGGGACGAGAGAAGGTAGATGTCAGGGAGCCCTCTGCCACGGGTGCTCAGAAAGATTCTGAGTGTTTTTATCCCAGAAGTGAGTGTCTGGAAAGGCTGAGGAAGTTGCTCACCTGCTTCTTGTGTTCCATGGCCTGGTGCATGAtcttggcttctttcttcttctccagaAGCCGGATGGATGGAGAGTCCGATTGCTCCTCAACATTTGGAAACTTCCTGCCCAAGAAGTGTGAGACAGGGGCCTTCTGAGGCTGGAGCAGGCTGGGCAAGGGAGTAACTCGGGGAGACAGAAGCCCATGGAAAGGAAAAAGGTCTCTGCTCTCAGTTTTTGGAGCGAGCGAGGGATGGGTACCCAGTCAAGGCGGAGCTGGATAATGGAGTTAGGCGATTGGGGGAACATTAGGCTGTGGGCAGTGGGGGGCCCATTGTTGGGTATGGGTGGTCCCAAGCACTCACTGTAGCAATTGAAGCAGCCGCTCCCCATATTGCAGCCGGAAGTATTCCGCCAGGTCCTCTTCTTCCATGATGCCTAAACTCATGGTGGCAGCTACCTAACAGCCTAGCTGTCCTTCTTTTCAGAGTGAATCGATGAGTGGCGGAGCCACAGGGCACTCAGGAGCGGTGGCTGGGTTCTTGCCcacctctcttcctgctttcaaAGTCCCACAGAGAGTGGATATCTGAGAAGCCAGTCAGAGGCTGCCTTAGTATGATGCGCGCTTGTGGTGATAGATCTGGTTACCTAGCAACAAACCGCTGGGTTCTGCGAACTGTATCTGGAACTCGCGGTTTGCCCTCCGACCTTTGTCCCCACTAACCCCACTCCCTTGCTGAGGTTTACCTCTCTGTTCCCGCTGGCACCCttcaggaactctgggaagaagttAGGCCTGATTATATTTCTGGTTGCTCCCTTgtcaggcagggaggcagggtttGGCCATCCACCGCCGAGAAGGGAAGTTTGGAGAGACCTGTGTGTGAAGTTGGCTCTTGTGGCTTCCTTCCTACGTTTAGGGATATGTGAGGGTGAAGGAGAGACTGGGCGGTAGATGAGTGGCAAAGAAGAAAAGCGGCAGAGAAGACGAGGTACTTAGCCAACCCCAGAAGGGGAGAATGGGCGATGGGCAGAGAAGAGTGGAAAGAAAGTTGAGACACATTAGAACCAAGTACGGCCTCGCGGAAAAGGGCCTGGCAAGGCCCCTTTAACGCGAGAGTGAGTTTATTAAGTACAGACAAAATGCACTTTCGAGATTTAAGTGCggctggtgggtgggtggagggcgCCATAATACAGTAACAGAAAGGTTCCCTTGTTTAATCGGTTTATTTCATGATGGTTGCCGACCTCCATTCCATGGGGCACATGCATGTAAATACTTACCTGACCTGAGGTTAAATCTGTGTAAGTTTGGGGGCCCTATGTGAGACAGCACCATGGGGACCTCTGCAGAGACCTCTCCTTACACTAGACCCTGGTGCTcacccctccctgctcctcctctcAGCCTGCCAAGCCTCTTGCTTCTCTCTGGATCTCTGTAGGGATTGGCTGGGATGGGATTGCTCTCGCCATTGTCAAGGACAGAACTGTGAGCCCTGTGGTGGGTCAGCTGCCAGCTATTCTCTAAGTCCCCGTGAGGAATAGTGGTTGGGTATACTGCCCACTCCTGTCCTATCCGGTTCCACCCTCTGTTGTTCCTCAAGGCAACAGAAAAAACCCCACCCACTCAGactcacccacccatcctccCTAATCACTCCCACACCCTCTAAATCCCTAATCCCAAATCTCAGATAGACCCAGCAGGATGACAGACAAATAAATGTTTCTAAATTTCGCAAAGGGGTGTG
The Microtus pennsylvanicus isolate mMicPen1 chromosome 11, mMicPen1.hap1, whole genome shotgun sequence genome window above contains:
- the Ccdc42 gene encoding coiled-coil domain-containing protein 42 isoform X1 → MSLGIMEEEDLAEYFRLQYGERLLQLLQKFPNVEEQSDSPSIRLLEKKKEAKIMHQAMEHKKQTFQRRMETLNLRWEELGIKEEQLKAHIQKFEQFIQENDQKRIRALKKANKERELKRQRLRELAKAKQDMVALKLEHQRLSVKLQDYAIFNKYLEKVVENSEFEEIHEVIARYKTLVSMHHDLMQSAQEGQEKIERAKARLARYMEEKDDEILQHNNELARLQMRFDRARSDVIFWESRWAHIQNTAAKKTLLLGTIKMATLNLFQIVSKQLKETTQVSLEDTHKQLDMIQQFIQDLSDIWTEVKRKEQQQVRV
- the Ccdc42 gene encoding coiled-coil domain-containing protein 42 isoform X2, with the translated sequence MSLGIMEEEDLAEYFRLQYGERLLQLLQKFPNVEEQSDSPSIRLLEKKKEAKIMHQAMEHKKQTFQRRMETLNLRWEELGIKEEQLKAHIQKFEQFIQENDQKRIRALKKANKERELKRQRLRELAKAKQDMVALKLEHQRLSVKLQDYAIFNKYLEKVVENSEESRWAHIQNTAAKKTLLLGTIKMATLNLFQIVSKQLKETTQVSLEDTHKQLDMIQQFIQDLSDIWTEVKRKEQQQVRV